Proteins from a genomic interval of Medicago truncatula cultivar Jemalong A17 chromosome 3, MtrunA17r5.0-ANR, whole genome shotgun sequence:
- the LOC11433529 gene encoding uncharacterized protein has product MMKRVSLHGSSRFYEYPRKKRAVAIMEKVDAVAYPHNNNTGEKYMHYSVTNCTDQLYESRKEKFSDVTTHVPETIEEPDPCFEDDDSLHSDAEYVEDFDEIQSHMLAGPYQSEEDTLCIVAESLDVEDLSKEAVAERIHRASVGGLHALLSMAKYDASIGYLRCA; this is encoded by the exons ATGATGAAAAGAGTGTCGCTTCATGGCTCATCTCGATTCTACGAATATCCCAGGAAAAAGAGGGCTGTTGCGATTATGGAAAAGGTAGATGCTGTTGCTTACCCACATAATAATAATACGggtgaaaaatatatgcattaTTCTGTCACTAATTGTACAGATCAATTGTATGAATCGAGGAAGGAGAAATTTAGTGATGTTACAACGCATGTTCCTGAAACCATTGAAGAACCAG ATCCTTGCTTTGAAGATGATGATTCCCTTCACAGTGATGCAGAGTATGTTGAAGATTTCGATGAAATTCAAAGTCATATGTTAGCTGGTCCATACCAAAGTGAAGAAGATACCCTTTGCATTGTTGCAGAATCACTAGATGTTGAAGACCTCTCTAAAGAGGCTGTAGCAGAAAGGATTCATAG GGCCAGTGTAGGAGGCTTGCATGCCTTGCTTTCAATGGCTAAATATGATGCTAG TATTGGATATCTCAGGTGTGCTTAG